The following proteins are encoded in a genomic region of Zea mays cultivar B73 chromosome 9, Zm-B73-REFERENCE-NAM-5.0, whole genome shotgun sequence:
- the LOC100276065 gene encoding uncharacterized protein LOC100276065 isoform 3 (isoform 3 is encoded by transcript variant 3): protein MAAQGSLVMWRAVFAALGLLMVATLVYTLATDGSPFRLELFTPWMVATLADFYVNVIAISAWVIYKEANWVSSAVWVVLLFCFGSAVTCAYIVKKLLEVTSAGSSQDPLDLLFIRQGNLSQRKCSYVVIGRVIFSILGIFMAAVVTYTVITDGLPFRKELLTPWMAATLIDFYINVFAISVWVAHKESSWISTTIWIVLLICFGSITTCGYIVIQLFKVSYQDPIYHVLLNSHSKKI from the exons ATGGCGGCTCAGGGATCCCTCGTCATGTGGAGGGCGGTCTTCGCAGCGCTGGGCTTGCTCATGGTGGCCACGCTGGTGTACACCTTGGCCACCGACGGCTCGCCGTTCCGCCTTGAGCTGTTTACGCC GTGGATGGTGGCAACACTGGCTGATTTTTATGTTAATGTTATTGCAATCTCG GCTTGGGTTATCTACAAGGAAGCAAACTGGGTTAGTTCTGCTGTGTGGGTGGTTCTGTTGTTTTGCTTTGGCAG TGCTGTCACTTGCGCTTATATTGTTAAGAAACTTCTTGAAGTAACATCTGCAGGGTCATCCCAAGATCCTCTTGACCTTCTATTTATCAG GCAAGGTAATCTATCCCAAAGAAAGTGCTCTTATGTTGTAATTGGAAGGGTTATTTTCAGCATTTTGGGGATATTCATGGCTGCGGTTGTCACATATACTGTCATCACTGATGGACTACCTTTTAGGAAGGAATTGTTGACACC gtggatggcggcaaccttAATTGATTTCTACATAAATGTCTTTGCGATATCG GTCTGGGTTGCTCACAAGGAATCATCATGGATATCAACTACCATTTGGATTGTCTTGCTGATATGCTTTGGAAG CATCACAACATGCGGCTACATTGTCATCCAACTTTTCAAAGTATCATATCAAGATCCAATCTACCACGTGCTATTGAACTCCCACAGCAA GAAGATTTGA
- the LOC100276065 gene encoding uncharacterized protein LOC100276065 isoform 4 (isoform 4 is encoded by transcript variant 4), which translates to MAAQGSLVMWRAVFAALGLLMVATLVYTLATDGSPFRLELFTPWMVATLADFYVNVIAISAWVIYKEANWVSSAVWVVLLFCFGSAVTCAYIVKKLLEVTSAGSSQDPLDLLFIRQGNLSQRKCSYVVIGRVIFSILGIFMAAVVTYTVITDGLPFRKELLTPWMAATLIDFYINVFAISVWVAHKESSWISTTIWIVLLICFGSITTCGYIVIQLFKVSYQDPIYHVLLNSHSKYHN; encoded by the exons ATGGCGGCTCAGGGATCCCTCGTCATGTGGAGGGCGGTCTTCGCAGCGCTGGGCTTGCTCATGGTGGCCACGCTGGTGTACACCTTGGCCACCGACGGCTCGCCGTTCCGCCTTGAGCTGTTTACGCC GTGGATGGTGGCAACACTGGCTGATTTTTATGTTAATGTTATTGCAATCTCG GCTTGGGTTATCTACAAGGAAGCAAACTGGGTTAGTTCTGCTGTGTGGGTGGTTCTGTTGTTTTGCTTTGGCAG TGCTGTCACTTGCGCTTATATTGTTAAGAAACTTCTTGAAGTAACATCTGCAGGGTCATCCCAAGATCCTCTTGACCTTCTATTTATCAG GCAAGGTAATCTATCCCAAAGAAAGTGCTCTTATGTTGTAATTGGAAGGGTTATTTTCAGCATTTTGGGGATATTCATGGCTGCGGTTGTCACATATACTGTCATCACTGATGGACTACCTTTTAGGAAGGAATTGTTGACACC gtggatggcggcaaccttAATTGATTTCTACATAAATGTCTTTGCGATATCG GTCTGGGTTGCTCACAAGGAATCATCATGGATATCAACTACCATTTGGATTGTCTTGCTGATATGCTTTGGAAG CATCACAACATGCGGCTACATTGTCATCCAACTTTTCAAAGTATCATATCAAGATCCAATCTACCACGTGCTATTGAACTCCCACAGCAA GTACCACAATTAA
- the LOC100276065 gene encoding uncharacterized protein LOC100276065 isoform 2 (isoform 2 is encoded by transcript variant 2): MAAQGSLVMWRAVFAALGLLMVATLVYTLATDGSPFRLELFTPWMVATLADFYVNVIAISAWVIYKEANWVSSAVWVVLLFCFGSAVTCAYIVKKLLEVTSAGSSQDPLDLLFIRQGNLSQRKCSYVVIGRVIFSILGIFMAAVVTYTVITDGLPFRKELLTPWMAATLIDFYINVFAISVWVAHKESSWISTTIWIVLLICFGSITTCGYIVIQLFKVSYQDPIYHVLLNSHSKRSSDGLILNDGLEVSSSVSAFSWAD, translated from the exons ATGGCGGCTCAGGGATCCCTCGTCATGTGGAGGGCGGTCTTCGCAGCGCTGGGCTTGCTCATGGTGGCCACGCTGGTGTACACCTTGGCCACCGACGGCTCGCCGTTCCGCCTTGAGCTGTTTACGCC GTGGATGGTGGCAACACTGGCTGATTTTTATGTTAATGTTATTGCAATCTCG GCTTGGGTTATCTACAAGGAAGCAAACTGGGTTAGTTCTGCTGTGTGGGTGGTTCTGTTGTTTTGCTTTGGCAG TGCTGTCACTTGCGCTTATATTGTTAAGAAACTTCTTGAAGTAACATCTGCAGGGTCATCCCAAGATCCTCTTGACCTTCTATTTATCAG GCAAGGTAATCTATCCCAAAGAAAGTGCTCTTATGTTGTAATTGGAAGGGTTATTTTCAGCATTTTGGGGATATTCATGGCTGCGGTTGTCACATATACTGTCATCACTGATGGACTACCTTTTAGGAAGGAATTGTTGACACC gtggatggcggcaaccttAATTGATTTCTACATAAATGTCTTTGCGATATCG GTCTGGGTTGCTCACAAGGAATCATCATGGATATCAACTACCATTTGGATTGTCTTGCTGATATGCTTTGGAAG CATCACAACATGCGGCTACATTGTCATCCAACTTTTCAAAGTATCATATCAAGATCCAATCTACCACGTGCTATTGAACTCCCACAGCAA AAGATCGAGTGATGGTTTAATTTTGAATGACGGACTAGAAGTCAGCAGCTCAGTCTCAGCATTCAGTTGGGCAGATTAG
- the LOC100276065 gene encoding uncharacterized protein isoform X3: MAAQGSLVMWRAVFAALGLLMVATLVYTLATDGSPFRLELFTPWMVATLADFYVNVIAISAWVIYKEANWVSSAVWVVLLFCFGSAVTCAYIVKKLLEVTSAGSSQDPLDLLFIRQGNLSQRKCSYVVIGRVIFSILGIFMAAVVTYTVITDGLPFRKELLTPWMAATLIDFYINVFAISVWVAHKESSWISTTIWIVLLICFGSITTCGYIVIQLFKVSYQDPIYHVLLNSHSKFENLLKFYVQLGW; this comes from the exons ATGGCGGCTCAGGGATCCCTCGTCATGTGGAGGGCGGTCTTCGCAGCGCTGGGCTTGCTCATGGTGGCCACGCTGGTGTACACCTTGGCCACCGACGGCTCGCCGTTCCGCCTTGAGCTGTTTACGCC GTGGATGGTGGCAACACTGGCTGATTTTTATGTTAATGTTATTGCAATCTCG GCTTGGGTTATCTACAAGGAAGCAAACTGGGTTAGTTCTGCTGTGTGGGTGGTTCTGTTGTTTTGCTTTGGCAG TGCTGTCACTTGCGCTTATATTGTTAAGAAACTTCTTGAAGTAACATCTGCAGGGTCATCCCAAGATCCTCTTGACCTTCTATTTATCAG GCAAGGTAATCTATCCCAAAGAAAGTGCTCTTATGTTGTAATTGGAAGGGTTATTTTCAGCATTTTGGGGATATTCATGGCTGCGGTTGTCACATATACTGTCATCACTGATGGACTACCTTTTAGGAAGGAATTGTTGACACC gtggatggcggcaaccttAATTGATTTCTACATAAATGTCTTTGCGATATCG GTCTGGGTTGCTCACAAGGAATCATCATGGATATCAACTACCATTTGGATTGTCTTGCTGATATGCTTTGGAAG CATCACAACATGCGGCTACATTGTCATCCAACTTTTCAAAGTATCATATCAAGATCCAATCTACCACGTGCTATTGAACTCCCACAGCAA ATTTGAAAATTTATTGAAGTTTTATGTGCAGCTTGGCTGGTAA
- the LOC100276065 gene encoding uncharacterized protein isoform X4: MAAQGSLVMWRAVFAALGLLMVATLVYTLATDGSPFRLELFTPWMVATLADFYVNVIAISAWVIYKEANWVSSAVWVVLLFCFGSAVTCAYIVKKLLEVTSAGSSQDPLDLLFIRQGNLSQRKCSYVVIGRVIFSILGIFMAAVVTYTVITDGLPFRKELLTPWMAATLIDFYINVFAISVWVAHKESSWISTTIWIVLLICFGSITTCGYIVIQLFKVSYQDPIYHVLLNSHSKYGIPTSL; encoded by the exons ATGGCGGCTCAGGGATCCCTCGTCATGTGGAGGGCGGTCTTCGCAGCGCTGGGCTTGCTCATGGTGGCCACGCTGGTGTACACCTTGGCCACCGACGGCTCGCCGTTCCGCCTTGAGCTGTTTACGCC GTGGATGGTGGCAACACTGGCTGATTTTTATGTTAATGTTATTGCAATCTCG GCTTGGGTTATCTACAAGGAAGCAAACTGGGTTAGTTCTGCTGTGTGGGTGGTTCTGTTGTTTTGCTTTGGCAG TGCTGTCACTTGCGCTTATATTGTTAAGAAACTTCTTGAAGTAACATCTGCAGGGTCATCCCAAGATCCTCTTGACCTTCTATTTATCAG GCAAGGTAATCTATCCCAAAGAAAGTGCTCTTATGTTGTAATTGGAAGGGTTATTTTCAGCATTTTGGGGATATTCATGGCTGCGGTTGTCACATATACTGTCATCACTGATGGACTACCTTTTAGGAAGGAATTGTTGACACC gtggatggcggcaaccttAATTGATTTCTACATAAATGTCTTTGCGATATCG GTCTGGGTTGCTCACAAGGAATCATCATGGATATCAACTACCATTTGGATTGTCTTGCTGATATGCTTTGGAAG CATCACAACATGCGGCTACATTGTCATCCAACTTTTCAAAGTATCATATCAAGATCCAATCTACCACGTGCTATTGAACTCCCACAGCAAGTATGGAATTCCAACTTCACTGTGA
- the LOC100276065 gene encoding uncharacterized protein isoform X1: MAAQGSLVMWRAVFAALGLLMVATLVYTLATDGSPFRLELFTPWMVATLADFYVNVIAISAWVIYKEANWVSSAVWVVLLFCFGSAVTCAYIVKKLLEVTSAGSSQDPLDLLFIRQGNLSQRKCSYVVIGRVIFSILGIFMAAVVTYTVITDGLPFRKELLTPWMAATLIDFYINVFAISVWVAHKESSWISTTIWIVLLICFGSITTCGYIVIQLFKVSYQDPIYHVLLNSHSNLAGNIKMFLLSICKVPQLRGQEDSN; this comes from the exons ATGGCGGCTCAGGGATCCCTCGTCATGTGGAGGGCGGTCTTCGCAGCGCTGGGCTTGCTCATGGTGGCCACGCTGGTGTACACCTTGGCCACCGACGGCTCGCCGTTCCGCCTTGAGCTGTTTACGCC GTGGATGGTGGCAACACTGGCTGATTTTTATGTTAATGTTATTGCAATCTCG GCTTGGGTTATCTACAAGGAAGCAAACTGGGTTAGTTCTGCTGTGTGGGTGGTTCTGTTGTTTTGCTTTGGCAG TGCTGTCACTTGCGCTTATATTGTTAAGAAACTTCTTGAAGTAACATCTGCAGGGTCATCCCAAGATCCTCTTGACCTTCTATTTATCAG GCAAGGTAATCTATCCCAAAGAAAGTGCTCTTATGTTGTAATTGGAAGGGTTATTTTCAGCATTTTGGGGATATTCATGGCTGCGGTTGTCACATATACTGTCATCACTGATGGACTACCTTTTAGGAAGGAATTGTTGACACC gtggatggcggcaaccttAATTGATTTCTACATAAATGTCTTTGCGATATCG GTCTGGGTTGCTCACAAGGAATCATCATGGATATCAACTACCATTTGGATTGTCTTGCTGATATGCTTTGGAAG CATCACAACATGCGGCTACATTGTCATCCAACTTTTCAAAGTATCATATCAAGATCCAATCTACCACGTGCTATTGAACTCCCACAGCAA CTTGGCTGGTAATATTAAAATGTTCCTTCTATCTATATGTAAGGTACCACAATTAAGGGGACAGGAGGATAGCAATTAG